The DNA segment CCGAGCCGCGCAAATTCGTGCCGCATGTGACGCTCGCGCGCCTGCGCGGGGCGTCCTGCTCCTCGGTCGCGACCTATCTCGGCACGCGCGGCTATTTTCCGCCCATGCGCTTCGAGGCGGCGCGCTTCGTGCTGTTCTCCTCGCGTGATTCGGTCGGCGGCGGGCCTTATATCGTCGAGGCCGACTATCCGCTGCGCGACCGCAAGGCGCTCGCCGGCGGCGCCCGCGAGCTCACCGCCTACAGCCGATAACGGTCAGGCGCTCGCCGGCGCAGTCTTGCGTCCGCGCTCGACGACGGCGGCGAGCGAAGGATCTTGCGCCACCGCCTCCACGATGAGGCGGTCGGAGGCGCTTTCGATCGTGTTCTGCATGCGCTCGAAAAAGTCCCGCGGCTCGAGGCCCGGCGGGATGATCGGCAGATATTCGATGACCACGGTTCCCGGCCGCACGATGAAGGCCTTACGCGCCCAGAACAGGCCGGAATTCAGCGCCACCGGCAGGCAGGCCGCGCCGGTCTCGCGATAGAGCATCGCGACGCCGAACTTATAGAGCGGCGGCGCGCCCGCCGGCCGCCGCGTCCCCTCCGGAAAGATGAACAATTGCCGGCCTTGCGCGAACAGCGCCTTGGTCTTCTCGATCAGCTGCGGCAGCAGCTTGCCGCCCTTGGCGCGATCGATGCCGATCTGCTCGGCGCCCATGAGGTACCAGCCGAAAAAGGGGATGAACACCAGCTCGCGCTTGAGAATATAGGAGAAATCCGGCGAATGCAGCGGGAGGACGAAGGTCTCCCACGTCGACTGATGCTTGCAGGCGACGATGACCGGCCCTTTCGGAATATTCTCGAGGCCGCGAAACTCGAATTTCAGCCCGACGATCTTCTCGAGCCAGAAGAGCGACGTTCGCCCCCAGACGCGGCCGAGCGTCATGGAGGCGTGCCGCTTCATCAGCAGCGCCGGCAGCCAGATGATCTGCAGCGCCATGAGGCTGACGAAGAAAGCGATGTGGAACAGCAGCGAGCGCAGGAGGAGCATGCTTTGGTCGCCCGTCGGGTTTCGCCAAAAGGTGGGTCGCGAAAGCCTTCTAATGCGCTTTTCTTTCGAACGGAACCGCCGCTCGGTCGGGCCGGCGCGCTTTCTCGGGCGCTGCGCCCGCCGATTCAGCGCGCTTGCGCCGTGAGGCGGGCGGTCTCGGCCGGGGCGAGAGCCGTTGCGGAAAGACCCGGCTCCAGCAGCCGGGTGCGCAACAGGACGTAGAGATATTTGACATATTCGGCCGCGATGAGCCGCGTCACGGCGAGATCGTCGAGCCAGTCCTCGACGCGAAGATGGTCGCTGACCACGGCGAAAGGATAGAGTTCCGCCCCCGGCAGCGCCGCCGACAGCTCGGCCAGAGCGCGTGGCATATGGTAATTGGAGGTGACGATGATGAGCGAGCCTGCGCCGATTCCATGCGCCTGCGCCCAGTCGCGCGTCTCCCGCGCATTGCCGATCGTGTCCTGGGCGCGGTAGCCGAGATCGACGCAGCATTCGAACAGCTCCCGGGAAACCGGCAGCAGCTTGGCGATCTCATGGCCGCGCGTCGCCCGATTGACCCCGGTGATGAGCAGCCGGCGCGCCTGGCCGCGCGCCAGGAGCCCGCCCGCCTCATAGACGCGGTCGGAGCCGCCGGTCAGCACGACGACGCCATCGGCCTGCACGGTCAGGGTCGATTCGGTCCGCTCCAGCGAGAGGGCGAAGCCGATGAAGCCGGCCACGAAGGCGGAGGCCAGAAAGCAGAAGAGGGCGAGGACCGCGAGGCGCCAGCGTCCGGGCGCGGCCCATCCTCCTGCTCTCCCGTATCGCGCATGCGCTCGCAAGCGTCCACCTCGTCGCCGGTCCCCGTCTCGTCGCCGTCCCCGGCCGCGAATCCTCGACAAGATGGAAGCGGCGCTCGAGGCCGTCCAGGGCCGGGCGGAATTTATGCCCCGTTAGAGTTTACTCGGCCCTATCCAGACGCCGCAATTGGCGGAACACGATCTCCTGAGACATGAAGCCGGTGAGCAGCCCGGCGGCGGCCGAGATGAGGCCGACGACGGTGAAGCCGAGCGGCCCCAGCGAGAAGCTGCCGAACATGGCCTCCAGCTGATCGCCGTCCGGCGTCGCGGTCCAGCGATTGGCGAGATAGCCGGCGAAGAGAAAAAAGCCCATGGCCGAGGCGCCGCCGATGAAGCCGCCGCGCAGCCCCAGCACCAGGAAGCGCCGCTGGAACTGCTGGGCGATATATTTGTCCGCCGCGCCGACGAGATGCAGCACCTCTATGATCTCGCGATTGCCGACCATGGCCGCCCGCGTGGCGAAGGCGACGGCGAGGCCCATGGCGACCACGATCAGCACGAAGACCAGCGCCGCCACCGCCACCACAGTGCGCGCCATCTGGCCGAGCCGCTCCACCCACAGTCGGTGATCGTCCAGCGCCGCGCTCGGCAGCGCCTGGGCCAGCTCGCGGCGCAACGCGTCGAGATCGGCGCGGCGGCTGTCGTCCAGCTTGACGACGATCATGCGCGGGGCCGGCAGCTCGGCGAAATCGAGGCCCTGGCCGAGCCAGGGGGCGAGCAGCGCCTCCGACTCCGCCTTCGTATAGACGCGCACGTCGCGCACGCCCTCGGCGGCGACGAGGACCGAGGTGGCCTTGCTCACATCGGCTTCTATGTCGCGGCCGGGCAGGGGGCGGATCTGCACGCTGGCCTCGCGCGCCACCTCGCGCCGCCAATCGACGCTGGCGTCGGCGACCATCAGCGCCGCCCCGGCCGAGAGCGCCGCCAGAAAGGTCATAATGGCGATGACGATGACCAGCGAGCGTCCGGCGATGGAGGAGGTGGGGACGAGCGGCGTCTCCCGGCCGAGGACCTCCTCGAGCACGGCCTCCTTGGCCGCGCCGGGCGCCGGGCGCTGGCCGGGGCGGGGCTTGGCGTCATTCGAAGACATGCAGCCGCCCATCCGCGAGCACCAGACGGCGCGCGCTCTCATATTGCTCCATCAGCGCCAGATCATGGGTGGCGATGACCACCGAGGTTCCGCTCTTGTGCAATTCCACGAAGAGCCGCAGCAGCCGCCGCGCCAGAGTGGGGTCGAGATTGCCGGTCGGCTCGTCGGCGAGCAGCAGTTCCGGCCGCACGATCAGCGCGCGGGCGATGGCGGCGCGCTGCTTCTCGCCGCCCGAGAGCACGCTCGGCAGGCTGGCGATGCGCTCGTCGAGGCCGACCCAGCGCAAGAGCTCCAGCACCTCGGCGCGATAGCTCGCCTCCTCGCGGCCGATGACCCGCAGCGGCAGAGCGACATTCTCATATAAATTGAGATGCTCCAGCAGGCGAAAGTCCTGGAAGACGACGCCGATGCGCCGACGAATGTCGGTGACGGAGTCCTTGTCCAGCGTCTCCGTATCCTTGCCGAAGAGGGTGATTCGCCCGCGCGTCGGCTTCAGCGACAGCAAGACGAGCTTCAAAAGCGTCGTCTTGCCGGCGCCGGATGGTCCGGTGAGGAATTGGAACGAGCGCGGCGTGATGGAAAAAGCGAGATCGCTCAATATCTCGCTGCCGTTTCCATAGCGCAGGCCGACGTTCTCGAAGGTCAGCAAAGGCGTGTATCCATTGGCGGGCTCAGAATCGCGCTGCGGGGAGATTAGCAGTTCACTGCCCATTAACCATATCGGCGGCTAATCGACGACATGTCGGCGGCCGATTCCGAAGCGGCGGCCCACGGTTCGGAGACCGGCCATGCGCAACGACCTCGCCCCGCACAATTCTCCGGTCGGCTCGGCCTCAAAGGACCATGACCTGGACGAGAGCCGGCTGTGGCGGGAGCCGCCGCATGAGAGCGATCTCGTCGATGAGCGGCGCCAGCGCCTGCTGCCGCTGATCGCGGCGATCATCGCCGTCGTCTTCGGGGCCATGGCGCTGATCGGCATGCGCGAGAAGATCGTGCGGGTCATGCCCTTCGCGACCGCGCTCTATTCGGCCATGGGACTGAAGGTCAGCGCCGCCGGGCTCGATCTGCGCGGCGTCACCTCCAAGATCGTCACCGAGGGAACGCGCAAGGTGCTCACCGTCGAGGGCGAGATCGTCAATCTGCGGCGCTCGGCCAATCGCGTGCCGCCGATGGCGCTGGCCATCCGCGGCGCCGACGGCCGCGAGCGCTACAGCTGGACCGCCGCCGCGCCGAAAATGCGGCTCGCGGCCGGGGAGAGCGTGCAGTTCCGCGCGCGCCTCGCCTCGCCGCCCGCCGATGGCGCCGATGTGCAGGTGCGCTTCGCCGCGCTCGAGGATGCGGAGAAAGCGGCGCGATAGGCGCGCCGCGTTCCCTTGGCGCGCGAAATGGCCTAAGCAGGCCTCATGCCGACGCATGCGCCTCTCCTTTTCGTGAACGCCCGCCTCGTCGATCCCGCCTCCGGCGTGGAGACGCGCGGTGGGCTCCTCGTCCTCGACGGAAAAATCGCCGATCTCGGCCCGGCTCTGACGGCCGAATCCGCCCCGCAAGGCGCGCAAATCGTCGATTGCGCGGGCGATGTGCTCGCGCCCGGCCTCATCGACATGCAGGCCTTTCTCGGCGAGCCGGGAGCCGAGCATCGCGAGACCATAGCCACCGCGACAGCGGCGGCGGCGGCCGGCGGCGTCACCACCATTGTCGCCGCCCCCGGCACCTCGCCGCCGATCGACGATCCGGCCGTCGTGGACTTTGTGCTGCGCCGCGCCCGCGACACCGGCCGCGTCCGCGTGCTGCCCATGGCGGCGCTCACCAAAGGGCGCGAGGGCAAGGAAATCTCCGAATTCGGCCTGCTGCGCGAGGCCGGCGCCATCGCCTTCTGCGACGGCAAGCGCTCGCTGCGCAACGCCCAGACCATGCGCCGGGCTCTGACCTACGCCCGCGATTTCGACGCGCTCATCATCCATTTCCCGGAGGATCGCGATCTCGTCGGCGAGGGCGTCATGAATGACGGCGAATTGGCGACGCGGCTCGGCCTCGCCGGCGTGCCCAAGGAGGCGGAGGCCATTATCGTCGATCGCGATCTGCGCCTCGTCGAGCTGACCGGCGCGCGCTACCACGCCTCCATCGTGGCCAATGGCCTGTCGCTGGCGGCGCTTCAGGAGGCGAAGGCGCGCGGCCTGCCGGTGACGTGCGGGACCACGATCAATCATCTGACGCTCAATGAGAACGACATCGGCGACTACCGCACCTTCCTGAAGCTGCGTCCCCCGCTGCGCCATGAGGACGAGCGTCGTCAGCTGGTGGAGGCGGTGGCGAGCGGCCTCATCGACGTCATTCTCTCCGATCACGATCCGCAGGACGTCGAGATGAAGCGCCTGCCTTTCGCCGAGGCCGAGGCCGGCGCCGTCGGCCTCGAGACCATGCTGGCGGCGGGGCTGCGGCTCGTTCACTCGGGCGATGTGCCGTTGCCGACGCTGCTGCGGGCCATGTCCACGCGGCCGGCCGAGATTCTACGCCTGGAGCAGGGGCGTCTCGCCAAGGGCGTGCCGGCCGATCTCATCCGCTTCGACCCGGACGAGCCCTTCGTCGTTGATCCGTCCGAATTGCATTCCCGCTGCAAGAACACGCCCTTCGACACGGCGCGCCTGCAAGGTCGGGTGAAATCGACATTCGTCGCGGGAGAATCCGTCTTCGAGCGGCCGGACGTCTAGAGCTGGACCATTCCGAAAAAGCGCCTTCTCGCCTCGATTTCGCCTATTTCGGGAAAAACTGGCAAGTCGAATGTGAATCTTTGAAATAGGTACGTAGATTAACTGCCCGTAACTTCCGCGAACCGAAGGCGGGGCGTTATCCCTGATTCTGCGTTCGTTTTCCCGCGGCGCGCCGCCTTCGACGAGAAAATCGCCCGAGCGGCCGGGCCGTCACGTGGAAGAGAAACGATGCTTGGTTCCCGAATTTCCCTCGTCGCGCTGATGGTCGCCGCGGCGCCTGCGCTGCAGGCGCGCGCCCAGGAGGCGCTGCCCGACATCGACATTATCGCGACGTCGCCGGAGGCGGGCGCGGGGATCGAAAAGTCGAAGATTTCCACCAATCCGATCACCATCTCGCGCAAGGACCTCGACCGCGATCACGCGCTCACCCTCACCGAGACCTTGGCGCGGCGCAACGCCTCGATCAACATCAACGAGGTCGCCGGCAATCCCTTCCAGCCGGATGTGACCTATCGCGGCTTCTCGGCCTCGCCGGTGGCCGGGACGCCGCAGGGCCTCGCCATTTATCAGGACGGCGTGCGCATCAACGAGGCCTTCGGCGATGCGGTCAATTGGGATCTGATCCCGACCGTCGCCATCGCCAATGGCGACATCGTCAGCGGCAATCCGCTGTTCGGCCTCAACGCGCTCGGCGGCGCGCTGACGCTCGAGATGAAGAACGGCTTCACCTGGCAGGGCTTCGAGGCTGACGGCCGGGGCGGCTCTTATGGGCGCCGCGTCGGCACGCTGCAATATGGGAAGCAGATCGACAATTGGGCCGCCTATTTCGCCTTCGAGGGCATTGGCGACGGCGGCTGGCGCCAGCGCTCGGGCTCCTCCGTGCTGCGCGGCTTCGCCGATCTCGGCTATAAGGGCGACAAGACTGAATTCCATTTGAATTTCACCGGCGCGGGCACGCGGCTCGGCGCGGCGGCGGCGACGCCGGTCGATCTGCTGCAGCGGGGCGGCTACGGCTCCATCTTCACAACGCCGCAGACGACCAACAACGATCTCGCCTTTGTGAATTTCAAGGGCGCCTATGAGGCGACGAATCATCTGAAGTTCAACGGCAACGCCTATTTCCGCCAGTTCCAGCAGGAGCATGTCGACGGCAATCTGGCCGATGTCGAGCGCTGCAGTGCGCAGGCCTTCATCTGTCAGGACAATGATCCGTTCCTGGTCAATGTGCCGACCAACGCCCAGCGCCGCCTGCGCGATGTCTCCGGTAATCTCATTCCCGCCTCGGTCCTCGCCGGCGGCGTGCCGGCGAGCGTCGACAAGACGAAAACAGACTCGCGCTCCTTCGGCTTCGCGCTGCAGGGGACCTATGACG comes from the Methylosinus sp. PW1 genome and includes:
- a CDS encoding 1-acyl-sn-glycerol-3-phosphate acyltransferase; the protein is MLLLRSLLFHIAFFVSLMALQIIWLPALLMKRHASMTLGRVWGRTSLFWLEKIVGLKFEFRGLENIPKGPVIVACKHQSTWETFVLPLHSPDFSYILKRELVFIPFFGWYLMGAEQIGIDRAKGGKLLPQLIEKTKALFAQGRQLFIFPEGTRRPAGAPPLYKFGVAMLYRETGAACLPVALNSGLFWARKAFIVRPGTVVIEYLPIIPPGLEPRDFFERMQNTIESASDRLIVEAVAQDPSLAAVVERGRKTAPASA
- a CDS encoding YdcF family protein, producing the protein MRAHARYGRAGGWAAPGRWRLAVLALFCFLASAFVAGFIGFALSLERTESTLTVQADGVVVLTGGSDRVYEAGGLLARGQARRLLITGVNRATRGHEIAKLLPVSRELFECCVDLGYRAQDTIGNARETRDWAQAHGIGAGSLIIVTSNYHMPRALAELSAALPGAELYPFAVVSDHLRVEDWLDDLAVTRLIAAEYVKYLYVLLRTRLLEPGLSATALAPAETARLTAQAR
- a CDS encoding ABC transporter permease; protein product: MSSNDAKPRPGQRPAPGAAKEAVLEEVLGRETPLVPTSSIAGRSLVIVIAIMTFLAALSAGAALMVADASVDWRREVAREASVQIRPLPGRDIEADVSKATSVLVAAEGVRDVRVYTKAESEALLAPWLGQGLDFAELPAPRMIVVKLDDSRRADLDALRRELAQALPSAALDDHRLWVERLGQMARTVVAVAALVFVLIVVAMGLAVAFATRAAMVGNREIIEVLHLVGAADKYIAQQFQRRFLVLGLRGGFIGGASAMGFFLFAGYLANRWTATPDGDQLEAMFGSFSLGPLGFTVVGLISAAAGLLTGFMSQEIVFRQLRRLDRAE
- the ftsE gene encoding cell division ATP-binding protein FtsE encodes the protein MLTFENVGLRYGNGSEILSDLAFSITPRSFQFLTGPSGAGKTTLLKLVLLSLKPTRGRITLFGKDTETLDKDSVTDIRRRIGVVFQDFRLLEHLNLYENVALPLRVIGREEASYRAEVLELLRWVGLDERIASLPSVLSGGEKQRAAIARALIVRPELLLADEPTGNLDPTLARRLLRLFVELHKSGTSVVIATHDLALMEQYESARRLVLADGRLHVFE
- a CDS encoding dihydroorotase, with amino-acid sequence MPTHAPLLFVNARLVDPASGVETRGGLLVLDGKIADLGPALTAESAPQGAQIVDCAGDVLAPGLIDMQAFLGEPGAEHRETIATATAAAAAGGVTTIVAAPGTSPPIDDPAVVDFVLRRARDTGRVRVLPMAALTKGREGKEISEFGLLREAGAIAFCDGKRSLRNAQTMRRALTYARDFDALIIHFPEDRDLVGEGVMNDGELATRLGLAGVPKEAEAIIVDRDLRLVELTGARYHASIVANGLSLAALQEAKARGLPVTCGTTINHLTLNENDIGDYRTFLKLRPPLRHEDERRQLVEAVASGLIDVILSDHDPQDVEMKRLPFAEAEAGAVGLETMLAAGLRLVHSGDVPLPTLLRAMSTRPAEILRLEQGRLAKGVPADLIRFDPDEPFVVDPSELHSRCKNTPFDTARLQGRVKSTFVAGESVFERPDV